The DNA region TGTGAGTTGCTGTCCAAGTGAGTGTCcagctggtctgcatgtgtgtgttCTCCTGTTGTCTGCtgcttcacatgccaaaagctgaagAAGAATAAtcctctgctgctgctgctgcacgttcaagcatctggaaagaagaataatcctctgctgctgctgctgcacgttcaagcatcttctttcccttttcACGTTCAAGCatcttctttttgtattttcaacAGCCCCCCGCAAGGTGGAGAGTAGATATTTTCTGCTCCCATCTTGTGCAAGTGTGTGTAGAAGCTGTTAGATCCCAGTGCCTTAGTCAATATATCTGCAACTTGTGATTCACTACTTACATGCTCAGTAATGACACTTCCTTCCTGAATTTTATCACGGATCAAATGGCAATCGAGCTCTATATGCTTAGTACGTTCATGGAATACTGGATTTGCTGCAATGTGTAATGCAGCCTTGTTGTCACAGCGTAACACAGCTGCCTGAGGATGATCTACCATTAAGTCTTGAAGTAAAAACCTTAGTCAAGTTAATTCACAGCAAGCACTTGCCATGGCCCTGTATTCAGCTTCTGCTGAGGACCTAGAGATAGTGTTTTGCTGTGAATTAACTTGGCTAAGGTTTTTACTTCAAGACACTAAGGAAGGACCAAGAAAGGCACAGTACCCTGTCACAGACCTTCGTGTATCTGGGCATGCTCCCTAATCTGAATCACAGTACACCTCAAGTTGTAGGTTTGATTGTGAAGAGTAAAACAAGCCTTGTCCTGGAGCTCTCTTTATGTACCTTAGTACCTTATGAGCTGCATTTAAATGTGGGACTCTAGGAGCTTGCATGAATTGACTAAGCAATTGGACTGAATATGCTAAATTTGGTCTGGTGATGGTGAGGTAAAGAAGCCTCCCAATGAGTCTTCTGTAGATAGAAGGATCCTTAAGTAGGACACCTTGATCCTTAGGCAATTTGCTGTTTTGATCCAGAGGTATCTTAGTAGGTGCAGCTCCAATGGTTCCTGAGTCAGATAATATGTCCaatgcatattttctttgacataCATAAATCCCTTTTTCTGATCGTGCCACTTCCAACCCAAGAAAGTACTTTAAAACACCTAAATCCTTTATCTTAAATCTGTCATGTAGGGAAGATTTGAGAGAATGAGTAATGTCCATGTCATTACCTGCTATAATAAGATCATCCACATAGACAAGCACAGCTGTAAAGGATTCCCCCACTGACCTTGTAAACAAACTATAATCTGCCTTTGACTGCTTGAAACCTTTCTGAACAATGAAATCTGAGAGTTTGGCATACCATTGCCTCGATGCCTGTTTCAATCCATACAAACTCTTATGAAGTTTGCAAACTTTTGCACAATTACTATCAGCATATCCTGGTGGAAGCTTCATATAAACTtcctcctccaaatcaccatggagGAATGCATTGTTCACATCTAATTGATGTAAATTCCAACCTTTAACTGCTGCTACAGCAAGCAATGTTCTCACTGTCACTAGCTTTGCTACAGGGGAGAAAGTCTCATGGTAATCCAACCCCTCCTGTTGTGTGTATCCCTTTGCCACTAGCCGAGCCTTATACCTCTCAACACTTCCATCTGCATTGTACTTGACCTTATACACCCATTTGCACCCTATAGCTTCCTTTCCATGAGGCAAATCAACTACAGTCCAAGTGTCATTCATCTCTAAGGCCTCAATCTCAGCTTGCATTGCCTTGCACCAACCAGAGGTTTTGACAGCTTGTGCATATGTGTTAGGTTCTATTTGCTTTGTGATTGAAGCAACAAAAGCTTTGTGTGTGTTGGACAGTTTATGATAAGAGAGATTAGCATCAAGAGGAGAGGCATTACCTGAAAGTCTTGATCCTTTCTTCTTGTCTAACTTCTGTGAATGAGGGAGTGAGGATACTTGTTGACAAATGAAGTCCATCAAGTAAGGTGGTGTACGTCTTTCTCTAGTGGACCTTCTAGGCATATGAGGATCGGTGGGATGTGTATGTTCTTTAAGAGGTTCTGGTGGATTTTCTGTGTTTGAGGTGTTTGCTACATTCTCTATATCGATATCTGGTTCAGGTTCAAGGTGAGGCAACTCAGAAGTGTGGTCAAAAGCAGTATCTAGTGGTTGGGAAAAGGATAATGTGGTTGGACTTGGTAGGTTATGGGGAGTGGTTGTAGTCTTAGTTTTGTATGGAAAAATCTTCTCATGGAAGACTACATTTCTAGAGATGAAGATTCTTTTTGTCTCTAGATCCAAAAGCTTATAGCCCTTAACCCCAAAAGGGTAACCTAAGAACACACACTTCCTAGCACTAGGATCAAACTTGTGCCTGTTATTTATCAGAGTAGAGGCAAATACCAAACACCCGAATACCCTAAGATGAGAGTAAATAGGTTTGGTCCCAAAGAGGAGCTCAAAAGGGGTCTTGTTTTTAAGTAATGGTGAGGGGGTTCTGTTTATGAGATATACTGCAGTGAGGATGCAGTCATTCCAATATCTCATTGGAATTTCACTTTGAAACTTTAGGGCTCTTGCTACATTCAAGATGTGCTGGTGTTTCCTTTCTACAATAGCATTTTGCTGGGGTGTTTCAACACAAGTTTTCTGATGGATTATGCCTCTTTTTGAATAAAAGTCTTTCATGTCAaattcacctccattatcactTCTAATTACTTTGATTTTGGAGTCAAATTGGGTTTCAATCATTGCATAAAATTGTTGTAAAGCCCCAGTTGCATCAGATTTCAGTTTTAACATATACACCCAAGTACATCGACTGAAATCATCAACTATActcaaaaaatatcttgatcCATCATGACTAATTTCATTGCAAGGCCCTCAAAGATCACAGTGgactaaatcaaaacatttttctGATTTATGATGGCTAGTAGGAAAAGGTAGTTTGTGTAATTTTGCTAAAGGGCAAACTGAGCAAGGTATGGTAGCAACATCAAAATCAGAAATTTCATTTTTGCTAATCAAGTTCATCCTAGAATCTGAGAGGTGCCCAAGTCTATAGTGCCATAGACTGAAACCTTCATGGTTGTTGATGACAGAAGCAGAAATGACAGTGTTGGTGGTTAGAGAGGATAGGACTTCAACTAAAGCTGTAGGGGAGACTTCATTCCTCAGTAGGTGATACAAGCCATTCCTCACTTCACCCATTCCAGTCGTTTTCCAAGTTAAAAGGTCCTGAATAAAACAGTTTTCAGGTAGAAAAATAAGACAACATCTTGATTTTTGACTAAGTTTCCTTGCAGATATGAGgttaaaagaaaaggatagaACACAAAGCACATCATGCAAGGTCAAGTGTTTTGACATCTTCACTGTTCCAACATGGGAAACATTGACAGTTTCACCATTTGGAAGAGCTACAGAATATTTGGCAACACTTCTGATGGTGGTGAAAAGGGAGGTTGAACAGACCATGTGGTCTGTTGCCCCCGTGTCTATTATCCAAGGTGCATCAAAGGTGTTGTGTGAGTTTATGCTACAAGCTGAGAGACAAAGTGAGATACCAGATATTTTTGACATGTCAGATTCAGAATGACTGAGGGAATGCACTTGATTAAGTGAAGCTGTGTGAGAATGACTGGGTTGTGATTTGAGCAAGGCAATCAGCTGTGAATATTGCTCTTGAGTGAGTGTTGCTTGGTTGTTGTTGATTTGCTCATGTCCAGGTGGCATGAGGGTAGTGACTTGATTGGCAAAAGCTGGTCTGCCCTTCCCATGGAGCTTGTGGCCTGGTGGATAACCATGAAGTTTAAAGCATTTTTCTGCAACATGGCCAGGCATTCTGCAATGACTGCACACTGGTTTCTCAGGGTTAGCCTTAAAACACCTTTCTAAGGAATGTCCAGGCATTTTACAAAAAGTGCAATAATACTTTCTCTGAGATGTGATATTTTGCCTTCCTACATCTCTAGCAGTTGCTATCATAGCCATGGAGTCACCAACTGAAGTGTCAACAGAAATCTGTTGCCTCTTTTCTTCTTATTGTATTATGGAGTACACTTCATTTAGACTAGGGAAAGGCTTGATTAGAAGGATCTGAGCCTTAAGGGCTTTGTATGTGTCATTTAAACCCATAAGAAACTTCATCACCCAGTCTCTTTCGTGGTTATCCACTATTGTTTTCAAACCCCCACATGTGCAGTTAGGAATAGACTCATAGTTCATCAATTCATCTAGCAGAGTTTTTAACTTAGAGTAATACATACTTACAGTGTCTTGGTTCTGCATTATTGTAGCAATACCTTGCTTTACTTCATAAATCCTTGGAGCATTTTGCTGTGCAAGTCGTTGCTCAAGTTCCTTCCACAGTTGATGAGCAGTCTCAGCATAAAGGGTGCTGCTCTTAATGTCAACTGACATGGTGTTTTGCAGCCAGGTGATGACTATGTCATTGCATCGAAGCCAATGATCCATCAATGGACTATCAGCCTCAGATGGTTCACAAATGCTTCCATCAACAAACCCAAGTTTGTTTTTGATGCGAAGAGCTCTTTTCATTGAACGTGCCCAAGAATGATAGTTACTTGAATCAAGCATTTGAGTGACAAGAAGGACTCCAGAACTGTCATTGGAACCAATAAAATAGGGGCTGTTTGGTTGGGATGGATCAGAAATATTTGAGTTTGGATTTGCATTTTGATTGGCATTTGAGTTGATGGAATCAGCcatagctctgataccatataagaaaaagaaacttagaaaattgcaaaACACTATCCTGTTATTGAAGAACAGGAAGTGAGTAAGGAAAAATCAGAAATGTCAT from Carya illinoinensis cultivar Pawnee chromosome 6, C.illinoinensisPawnee_v1, whole genome shotgun sequence includes:
- the LOC122312565 gene encoding uncharacterized protein LOC122312565; this encodes MLEREKGKKMLERAAAAAEDYSSFQMLECAAAAAEDYSSSQMLERAAAAAEDYSSSAFGIAMADSINSNANQNANPNSNISDPSQPNSPYFIGSNDSSGVLLVTQMLDSSNYHSWARSMKRALRIKNKLGFVDGSICEPSEADSPLMDHWLRCNDIVITWLQNTMSVDIKSSTLYAETAHQLWKELEQRLAQQNAPRIYEVKQGIATIMQNQDTVSMYYSKLKTLLDELMNYESIPNCTCGGLKTIVDNHERDWVMKFLMGLNDTYKALKAQILLIKPFPSLNEVYSIIQ
- the LOC122313044 gene encoding uncharacterized protein LOC122313044, whose product is MAMIATARDVGRQNITSQRKYYCTFCKMPGHSLERCFKANPEKPVCSHCRMPGHVAEKCFKLHGYPPGHKLHGKGRPAFANQVTTLMPPGHEQINNNQATLTQEQYSQLIALLKSQPSHSHTASLNQVHSLSHSESDMSKISGPFNLENDWNG